AGGAGCGGTGCCGGAAACGCTCGCGCGCATGCGGGTTGGAGAGATGCACTTCGATGATCGGCTTATCCAGCGCCTTGAGGGCATCGTGGATCGCGACCGAGGTATGGGTATAGGCGGCCGCGTTGATCACGACCCCCGCGCCCGCGGTCCGCGCCTCCTGGATCCAGTCCACCAGTTCGCCTTCATGGTTGGATTGCCGGAAGACAACGCTCAACCCCAGGCTCTTGGCGCGCGCCGCGACCATCTTCCCGATCTGCGCCAGCGTCGTGCGGCCGTAAATC
The nucleotide sequence above comes from Rhizomicrobium sp.. Encoded proteins:
- the aroQ gene encoding type II 3-dehydroquinate dehydratase encodes the protein MAKSGSPNKALPIYVLNGPTLNLLGAREPEIYGRTTLAQIGKMVAARAKSLGLSVVFRQSNHEGELVDWIQEARTAGAGVVINAAAYTHTSVAIHDALKALDKPIIEVHLSNPHARERFRHRSYVSLVATGVICGLKEQGYLAAIDAMAGLIKGRA